A window of the Streptomyces sp. NBC_01351 genome harbors these coding sequences:
- a CDS encoding chorismate-binding protein, producing MHDLPPMARFGGLLATDLRDVTGDPGALDSTGFWAVAADFEGRLVCARFGDIRPDPVPDPVPGAWRGPGADEWTSSLDRAAYVAGVRRIREHIAAGEVYQANLCRVLSAPLADAAGADVDALTALLARGNPAPYAGTIRLPAHGVEIATASPELFLRRSGSHVESGPIKGTGRTAADLLPKDHAENVMIVDLVRNDLGRVCATGSVTVPELCAVEEHPGLVHLVSTVSGELADGAGWPELLAATFPPGSVTGAPKSSALRIIEALETAPRGPYCGGIGWVDADRGTAELAVGIRTFWIDREAPGGPRLLFGTGAGITWGSDPDGEWAETELKAARLLRVASGAHQASERTGP from the coding sequence GTGCACGACCTGCCTCCCATGGCCCGCTTCGGCGGCCTGCTCGCGACCGACCTCCGAGACGTCACCGGCGACCCCGGTGCCCTCGACTCCACCGGCTTCTGGGCCGTGGCCGCCGACTTCGAGGGGCGGCTCGTCTGCGCGCGCTTCGGGGACATACGCCCCGATCCCGTCCCCGATCCCGTCCCCGGTGCCTGGCGCGGGCCCGGCGCCGACGAGTGGACCTCCTCCCTGGACCGCGCCGCCTACGTGGCAGGCGTCCGCCGCATCCGCGAGCACATCGCGGCCGGCGAGGTCTACCAGGCCAACCTCTGCCGCGTGCTGTCCGCGCCCCTGGCCGACGCCGCCGGCGCCGATGTCGACGCGCTCACCGCGCTCCTCGCCCGCGGCAATCCGGCGCCCTACGCAGGAACGATTCGGCTGCCCGCGCACGGCGTGGAGATCGCCACCGCCTCCCCGGAACTGTTCCTGCGCCGGAGCGGCAGCCACGTCGAGTCCGGCCCCATCAAGGGCACCGGCCGCACCGCCGCCGACCTGCTGCCCAAGGACCACGCCGAGAACGTGATGATCGTGGACCTCGTGCGCAACGACCTCGGCCGCGTCTGCGCCACCGGCTCGGTGACCGTCCCCGAGCTGTGCGCCGTCGAGGAACACCCGGGCCTGGTCCACCTCGTCTCCACCGTCAGCGGCGAACTCGCCGACGGCGCGGGCTGGCCCGAGCTCCTCGCGGCCACCTTCCCGCCCGGCTCCGTCACCGGGGCCCCCAAATCCTCCGCCCTGCGGATCATCGAAGCCCTGGAGACCGCCCCCCGGGGCCCCTACTGCGGGGGCATCGGCTGGGTCGACGCCGACCGGGGCACCGCCGAGCTCGCCGTCGGCATCCGCACCTTCTGGATCGACCGCGAGGCCCCCGGCGGCCCCCGCCTGCTCTTCGGCACCGGAGCCGGCATCACCTGGGGCTCCGACCCCGACGGCGAGTGGGCGGAGACCGAACTGAAGGCCGCCCGGCTGCTGCGGGTAGCGTCGGGGGCGCACCAGGCATCGGAACGCACGGGACCATGA
- a CDS encoding TrmH family RNA methyltransferase, which translates to MADLITVEDPDDPRLRDYTGLTDVELRRRREPAEGLFIAEGEKVIRRAKDAGYEMRSMLLSAKWVDVMRDVIDELPAPVYAVSPELAERVTGYHVHRGALASMQRKPLPTAEELLATTRRVVIMEAVNDHTNIGAIFRSAAALGMDAVLLSPDCADPLYRRSVKVSMGAVFSVPYARLDTWPKGLDSVREAGFKLLALTPHQKASPIDVAAPQTLDRVALMLGAEGDGLSTQALVAADEWVRIPMAHGVDSLNVGAAAAVAFYAVAGGRA; encoded by the coding sequence GTGGCTGATCTCATCACCGTCGAAGACCCCGACGACCCGCGCCTGCGCGACTACACGGGCCTGACCGACGTCGAACTCCGGCGCCGGCGCGAGCCCGCGGAAGGCCTCTTCATCGCCGAGGGCGAGAAGGTCATCAGACGGGCCAAGGACGCCGGGTACGAGATGCGCTCGATGCTGCTCTCGGCCAAGTGGGTCGACGTCATGCGCGATGTCATCGACGAGCTCCCGGCCCCGGTCTACGCCGTCAGCCCCGAGCTCGCCGAACGCGTCACCGGCTACCACGTGCACCGCGGCGCCCTCGCCTCCATGCAGCGCAAGCCGCTGCCGACGGCCGAGGAGCTCCTCGCCACGACCCGCCGCGTGGTCATCATGGAAGCGGTCAACGACCACACCAACATCGGCGCCATCTTCCGTAGCGCCGCCGCCCTCGGCATGGACGCGGTCCTGCTGTCGCCCGACTGCGCGGACCCGCTCTACCGCCGCTCGGTGAAGGTCTCCATGGGCGCGGTCTTCTCCGTGCCCTACGCCCGCCTCGACACCTGGCCCAAGGGCCTGGACTCGGTGCGCGAGGCGGGCTTCAAGCTGCTCGCCCTCACCCCGCACCAGAAGGCCTCGCCGATCGACGTGGCCGCCCCGCAGACCCTGGACCGGGTCGCGCTGATGCTCGGAGCCGAGGGCGACGGCCTGTCCACGCAGGCGCTGGTCGCCGCCGACGAATGGGTACGGATCCCCATGGCGCACGGCGTGGACTCGCTGAACGTGGGCGCCGCGGCCGCCGTCGCCTTCTACGCGGTGGCCGGCGGCCGCGCGTAA
- a CDS encoding serine/threonine-protein kinase, whose protein sequence is MDMAMMRLRREDPRVVGSFRLHRRLGAGGMGVVYLGSDRRGQRVALKVIRPDLAEDQEFRSRFAREVSAARRIRGGCTARLVAADLEAERPWFATQYVPGPSLHDKVAEEGPLTASQIAAIGAALSEGLVAVHEAGVVHRDLKPSNILLSPKGPRIIDFGIAWATGASTLTHVGTAVGSPGFLAPEQVRGAAVTPATDVFSLGATLAYAATADSPFGHGSSEVMLYRVVHEEPHLQGVPDALAPLVRACLAKDPEDRPSTLQLSMRLKEIAAREAQGLAEVRPPAQRGRTERPTGRLPEGAEEYADQRAERRTGGGTVPRGQGGVPSGPHSRPSSSRNPRSPGGPSSRPTSGRTGGRPAPRTTGTGRRPSRPDPRLMRQRLIVFVVVTLIVALGIAAAQKL, encoded by the coding sequence GTGGACATGGCGATGATGCGGCTCCGGCGCGAGGACCCGCGTGTCGTCGGCTCGTTCAGACTGCACCGACGGCTCGGCGCCGGCGGCATGGGCGTGGTCTACCTGGGATCCGACCGGCGCGGGCAGCGCGTCGCGCTCAAGGTGATCCGGCCGGATCTGGCCGAGGACCAGGAGTTCCGCTCGCGGTTCGCCCGCGAGGTGTCCGCCGCCCGGCGGATCCGGGGCGGGTGCACCGCACGCCTGGTGGCGGCGGACCTGGAGGCCGAGCGGCCGTGGTTCGCCACCCAGTACGTTCCCGGACCCTCGCTGCACGACAAGGTGGCCGAGGAAGGCCCCCTCACGGCCTCGCAGATCGCCGCGATCGGGGCCGCCCTGTCCGAGGGGCTGGTCGCCGTGCACGAGGCGGGGGTCGTCCATCGGGACCTCAAGCCGTCGAACATCCTGTTGTCCCCCAAGGGCCCGCGGATCATCGACTTCGGGATCGCCTGGGCCACCGGCGCGAGCACCCTCACCCATGTGGGCACCGCCGTCGGCTCCCCCGGTTTCCTCGCGCCCGAGCAGGTGCGCGGGGCCGCCGTCACCCCGGCCACCGACGTGTTCTCCCTCGGCGCCACCCTGGCCTACGCGGCGACGGCCGACTCCCCGTTCGGGCACGGCAGTTCCGAGGTCATGCTGTACCGCGTGGTGCACGAGGAGCCCCACCTGCAGGGGGTCCCGGACGCGCTCGCGCCGCTCGTACGGGCCTGCCTGGCCAAGGATCCCGAGGACCGGCCCAGCACGCTCCAGCTGTCGATGCGGCTCAAGGAGATCGCGGCCCGCGAGGCGCAGGGGCTGGCGGAGGTCCGCCCGCCGGCGCAGCGCGGCCGGACCGAGCGGCCGACGGGGCGGCTCCCCGAAGGGGCCGAGGAGTACGCCGACCAGCGCGCGGAGCGTCGTACCGGCGGCGGCACCGTGCCCCGGGGCCAGGGCGGGGTCCCGAGCGGACCGCACTCGCGGCCCTCGTCCTCGCGCAATCCGCGCAGTCCCGGCGGTCCGTCCTCGCGGCCCACCTCGGGCCGTACGGGAGGCCGCCCTGCGCCCCGGACGACCGGGACAGGCCGGCGCCCCTCGCGGCCGGACCCGAGGCTGATGCGGCAGCGGCTGATCGTGTTCGTCGTGGTGACGCTGATCGTGGCGCTGGGCATCGCGGCGGCCCAGAAGCTTTAG
- the cbiE gene encoding precorrin-6y C5,15-methyltransferase (decarboxylating) subunit CbiE codes for MADRVTVIGWDGSTLTAAARSALSAATLVAGAAHHLALPEVPPTAERIRLGSLGLAARRIAGHRGTAVVFADGDPGFFGVVRTLRAPEHGLEVEVIPAVSSVAAAFARAGMPWDDAQVVVAHRRTLRRAVNVCRAHPKVAVLTSPGAGPAELALLLEGVHRTFVVCEELGTDREQVSVLTSDKAADHNWRDPNVVIVIGGGGQAPEAEPGWLLGQRPAPAAGRGWARPQAEAGEGQSAQLRAAQLARLGPRTGDLVWDIGTGTGGVAVDAAAFGAAVIAVDADPDACERVTAAARKRGVQLQVVAGRAPHVLEDLPEPDVVRVGGGGAEVVAAVADRRPERIVSHASTRDEAEAIGRALTEHGYAVECALLQSVGLDTRTWAEQDRSVVFLLSAQRPVNR; via the coding sequence ATGGCCGACCGGGTCACGGTGATCGGCTGGGACGGTTCTACGCTGACCGCGGCCGCCCGGTCCGCGCTCTCCGCCGCCACCCTGGTGGCCGGCGCGGCCCACCACCTCGCACTCCCAGAGGTCCCGCCCACCGCGGAACGCATCCGCCTCGGCAGCCTCGGCCTCGCCGCCCGCCGCATCGCCGGCCACCGCGGCACCGCCGTCGTCTTCGCCGACGGCGACCCCGGCTTCTTCGGCGTCGTACGCACCCTCCGCGCGCCCGAACACGGCCTGGAGGTGGAAGTCATCCCGGCCGTCTCCTCCGTCGCCGCCGCCTTCGCCCGGGCCGGGATGCCCTGGGACGACGCGCAGGTCGTCGTCGCCCACCGCCGCACCCTGCGCCGCGCCGTCAACGTCTGCCGCGCCCACCCCAAGGTCGCCGTCCTCACCTCGCCCGGCGCCGGACCCGCCGAACTCGCGCTGCTCCTCGAAGGAGTCCACCGCACCTTCGTCGTCTGCGAGGAACTCGGCACCGACCGCGAGCAGGTGAGCGTCCTCACCTCCGACAAGGCCGCCGACCACAACTGGCGCGACCCGAACGTCGTCATCGTCATCGGCGGCGGGGGACAGGCCCCGGAGGCCGAACCGGGCTGGCTGCTCGGACAGCGCCCCGCCCCGGCCGCCGGCCGCGGCTGGGCCCGCCCCCAGGCCGAAGCGGGGGAGGGGCAGTCCGCACAACTGCGGGCCGCGCAGCTCGCCCGGCTCGGCCCTCGCACCGGCGACCTCGTCTGGGACATCGGCACCGGCACCGGCGGCGTCGCCGTGGACGCCGCCGCGTTCGGCGCGGCCGTCATCGCCGTGGACGCCGACCCCGACGCCTGCGAACGCGTAACTGCCGCCGCCCGCAAGCGAGGCGTGCAGCTCCAGGTCGTCGCCGGACGCGCGCCCCACGTACTGGAAGACCTGCCCGAACCCGACGTCGTACGCGTCGGCGGCGGCGGAGCCGAAGTGGTCGCGGCCGTCGCCGACCGGCGCCCCGAACGGATCGTCAGCCACGCCTCCACGCGCGACGAGGCGGAGGCCATCGGCCGCGCACTGACGGAACACGGGTACGCCGTCGAGTGCGCGCTCCTCCAGTCCGTCGGCCTCGACACCCGGACCTGGGCCGAACAGGACCGTTCCGTCGTCTTCCTGCTGTCGGCACAGCGCCCGGTGAACCGCTGA
- a CDS encoding aminoglycoside phosphotransferase family protein: MTDSLPEALAACTAQPLPYALLADRDDGTVVRCGEVVAKAHAGDADHEALAVRLRIAGHQALGGVLLPPLLPVPGRVQNRPVSLWPYGTPVDPRRPEEAPWEATAGLLAALHRTPLSALPGPLPPMRGPAKLARALDRLRLAEALPAGPDPGEVRSVRAAARTLPAWARGEAEAPPGGALCHGDLHLGQLVRYPAPQGPWFLIDVDDLGLGTPTWDLGRPAAWYAAGLLAPQAWERFLDAYRDAGGPAAGPPGTDPWPELDLAARALTVQTAALALAKAAEGRRRLDEGERLMVDACARIAALPADLEREPPS; this comes from the coding sequence ATGACCGACTCGCTGCCCGAGGCCCTCGCTGCCTGTACCGCCCAACCGCTTCCGTACGCCCTCCTCGCGGACCGGGACGACGGCACCGTGGTGCGCTGCGGGGAGGTCGTGGCCAAAGCCCACGCGGGGGACGCCGATCACGAGGCCCTCGCCGTACGCCTGCGGATCGCCGGCCACCAGGCCCTCGGCGGCGTACTGCTGCCCCCGCTGCTCCCCGTGCCCGGACGGGTGCAGAACAGGCCCGTCTCCCTGTGGCCCTACGGAACCCCCGTCGACCCGCGGCGCCCCGAAGAGGCCCCCTGGGAGGCGACCGCCGGGCTCCTGGCCGCCCTGCACCGGACACCGCTCTCCGCCCTCCCCGGCCCGCTCCCGCCGATGCGCGGCCCGGCCAAGCTCGCCCGCGCCCTGGACCGCCTGCGCCTCGCGGAGGCCCTGCCCGCCGGCCCGGACCCGGGCGAGGTGCGCTCCGTACGGGCCGCCGCGCGGACCCTGCCCGCCTGGGCGCGCGGGGAGGCCGAGGCGCCGCCCGGCGGGGCGCTGTGCCACGGGGACCTGCACCTCGGGCAGCTGGTCCGCTACCCCGCCCCCCAGGGGCCCTGGTTCCTCATCGACGTCGACGACCTCGGCCTCGGCACCCCCACCTGGGACCTCGGCCGCCCCGCCGCCTGGTACGCGGCCGGGCTGCTCGCCCCCCAAGCCTGGGAGCGCTTCCTCGACGCCTACCGGGACGCCGGCGGCCCGGCCGCCGGACCGCCCGGCACCGATCCGTGGCCGGAACTCGACCTCGCGGCTCGCGCCCTCACCGTGCAGACGGCCGCGCTCGCCCTGGCCAAGGCGGCGGAGGGGCGCCGCCGACTCGACGAGGGGGAGCGGCTGATGGTGGACGCGTGTGCCCGAATAGCCGCTCTCCCGGCCGACTTGGAACGAGAGCCTCCGTCGTAG
- a CDS encoding GNAT family N-acetyltransferase, whose product MTTTFPDVTISTDRLVLRPFEEDDVTALAEMMNDENVTAWTSAPHPYTRADAHGWATRQSHAERTEGRGIVFAVTEFLTQRLVGIVHLQNTNWRTRATEVGYVTAPWARGEGYASESVLAVAQWLFRDQRFERLELRTAADNTASQQVAQKIGCISEGVLRNAWIVRTQTPEGTWADTRTDLIVWSLLPEDLDESDAYDNGYGYEDNYSFGQRADANNYAVGADWS is encoded by the coding sequence ATGACTACCACCTTCCCGGACGTCACCATCAGCACGGACCGGCTGGTGCTGCGCCCCTTCGAGGAAGACGACGTCACCGCGCTCGCCGAGATGATGAACGACGAGAACGTCACCGCCTGGACCTCCGCACCGCACCCCTACACCCGGGCGGACGCGCACGGATGGGCCACCCGGCAGTCCCACGCCGAACGCACCGAGGGCCGCGGCATCGTCTTCGCCGTCACCGAGTTCCTCACCCAACGCCTCGTCGGCATCGTCCACCTCCAGAACACCAACTGGCGCACCCGCGCCACCGAGGTCGGCTACGTCACCGCCCCCTGGGCCCGCGGCGAGGGCTACGCGAGCGAGTCCGTGCTCGCCGTCGCCCAGTGGCTCTTCCGCGACCAGCGCTTCGAACGCCTCGAACTGCGCACCGCGGCCGACAACACCGCCTCCCAGCAGGTGGCCCAGAAGATCGGCTGCATCAGCGAAGGCGTCCTGCGCAACGCGTGGATAGTGCGCACGCAGACACCCGAAGGCACCTGGGCCGACACCCGTACCGACCTCATCGTCTGGAGCCTGCTCCCCGAGGACCTCGACGAATCAGACGCCTACGACAACGGCTACGGGTACGAGGACAACTACTCCTTCGGGCAGCGGGCCGACGCGAACAACTACGCCGTCGGCGCCGACTGGAGCTGA
- a CDS encoding TFIIB-type zinc ribbon-containing protein: MQCPKCHAMMHTYNRNGVQIEQCSGCRGIFLDYGELEALTRLESQYTSQQYGQVPPPAAPPAPYPPQHVASAPAWGAPHHGGHGQHHRGGFGRMLFSS, encoded by the coding sequence ATGCAGTGTCCGAAGTGTCACGCGATGATGCACACCTACAACCGCAACGGCGTCCAGATAGAGCAGTGCAGCGGCTGCCGCGGCATCTTCCTCGACTACGGCGAGCTGGAGGCGCTGACCCGCCTGGAGTCCCAGTACACCTCCCAGCAGTACGGCCAGGTCCCGCCGCCCGCCGCGCCGCCGGCCCCGTACCCGCCCCAGCACGTGGCCTCCGCCCCCGCCTGGGGCGCCCCGCACCACGGCGGCCACGGCCAGCACCACCGCGGCGGTTTCGGCCGGATGCTCTTCTCGTCCTGA
- the cobA gene encoding uroporphyrinogen-III C-methyltransferase: MAEHPAYPVGLRLAGRRVVVIGGGQVAQRRLPALIAAGADVLLISPSATPSVDAMAETGEIRWERRRYEDGDLAGTWYALIATRDRAANDRASAEAERERVWCVRADDAEAATAWTPATGRVEGVTVAVLSGNDPRRSAAVRDAVVEGLRDGSLTAARPHTPGVSLVGGGPGDPDLITVRGRRLLAEADVVIADRLGPRDLLDELPPHVEVIDAAKIPYGRFMAQEAINNALIEHAKAGKAVVRLKGGDPYVFGRGMEELQALAEAGIPCTVVPGISSSISVPGAVGIPVTHRGVAHEFTVVSGHVGPDDPRSLVDWASLAKLTGTLVILMGVDKIGLIAEALVRHGRSADTPVAVVQEGTTATQRRVDATLATVGERVRAEEVRPPAVIVIGEVVRVNTPGDALPTTNA, translated from the coding sequence ATGGCCGAACACCCCGCGTACCCCGTCGGTCTCCGACTCGCCGGCCGCCGCGTCGTCGTCATCGGCGGCGGACAGGTCGCCCAGCGCCGCCTCCCCGCGCTCATCGCGGCCGGCGCCGACGTCCTCCTGATCTCCCCCTCCGCCACCCCCTCCGTGGACGCCATGGCCGAGACCGGCGAGATCCGCTGGGAGCGCCGCCGCTACGAGGACGGCGACCTCGCCGGAACCTGGTACGCCCTCATCGCCACCCGCGACCGCGCCGCCAACGACCGCGCCTCCGCCGAAGCCGAGCGCGAGCGGGTCTGGTGCGTCCGCGCCGACGACGCCGAGGCCGCCACCGCCTGGACCCCGGCCACCGGCCGCGTCGAGGGCGTCACCGTCGCCGTCCTGAGCGGCAACGACCCCCGCCGCTCCGCCGCCGTCCGCGACGCGGTCGTCGAGGGTCTGCGCGACGGCTCCCTCACCGCCGCCCGCCCGCACACCCCCGGCGTGTCCCTCGTCGGCGGCGGCCCCGGCGACCCCGACCTCATCACCGTGCGCGGCCGCCGCCTCCTCGCCGAGGCCGACGTGGTCATCGCCGACCGGCTCGGCCCCCGCGACCTCCTCGACGAGCTCCCCCCGCACGTCGAGGTCATCGACGCGGCGAAGATCCCGTACGGCCGGTTCATGGCCCAGGAGGCCATCAACAACGCCCTGATCGAGCACGCCAAGGCCGGTAAGGCCGTGGTGCGCCTCAAGGGCGGCGACCCGTACGTCTTCGGCCGCGGCATGGAGGAGCTCCAGGCCCTCGCCGAGGCCGGCATCCCCTGCACCGTGGTCCCCGGCATCTCCAGCTCCATCTCGGTGCCCGGCGCCGTCGGCATCCCCGTCACCCACCGCGGCGTGGCCCACGAGTTCACCGTGGTCAGCGGCCACGTCGGCCCCGACGACCCGCGCTCGCTCGTGGACTGGGCCTCCCTCGCCAAGCTCACCGGCACCCTGGTGATCCTGATGGGCGTCGACAAGATCGGCCTGATCGCCGAGGCGCTGGTCCGCCACGGACGCTCCGCCGACACTCCGGTGGCGGTCGTCCAGGAGGGCACCACCGCCACTCAGCGTCGGGTGGACGCCACCCTCGCCACGGTCGGCGAGAGGGTCCGCGCCGAGGAGGTCCGCCCGCCGGCCGTCATCGTGATCGGCGAGGTCGTCCGGGTCAACACCCCCGGTGACGCGCTTCCCACCACCAACGCCTGA
- the cobT gene encoding nicotinate-nucleotide--dimethylbenzimidazole phosphoribosyltransferase encodes MTDTGQVPGEGHPDNGGMVDQQGIPGPVQIPAPLPAGYAFQDLVDDPAEPEDEELLLMPSGQGAWSDPQVVPPAPEFPAYGTEPAYPEAPVYTEPAAYPEYPSYGAGAHEAGGRDSGALDLGGLTVPPPDSVQGYPLPAAPAVAAPVRRPLHMGPPVPEATGGVVRSLADRGPAAAPAPVRQPGVPTAGPEYLDIPGTPAPQLAEIPPQAGTPWTPQQQPQFAEQQQPQPQPVMEAAPAPEPEHQPQAEHQPEYHPEPQPDSVLAAEPVFAVDPASAAEPAPAGPVPPAEPEPFPAAPMAVELPAEPVALPVEPAALPAEPAETVIQPTEPPSAEVPPAEALPIEPAQAGPAEAEPAQAEPALAEALPVEPLAAAPVSSDAPPVAAVPAEPVAAAVAVEPGFATPAPVAVEPEPAEPVVAEALPQAADQPAPVPATPEQPAEPVAEAPAAPADSVPAEPEAVEPAEPVADAPADQLAPVLEEAQPGTTEPAQPEAVDPAQPVAVEPPEPAAGDPAPAYDDAEREAVLRVMRERRDIRKGFRTDPIPHEVLLRVLEAAHTAPSVGHSQPWDFVVIRSGETRRTMHELAQRQREAYANSLPKARAKQFKELKIEAILDTPVNIVVTADPTRGGRHTLGRHTQPQMAPYSSALAVENLWLAARAEGLGVGWVSFFDEREMVRTLGLPEHLEVVAYLCVGYVDEFPEEPELAQAGWSQRRPLSWVVHEETYGRRALPGEEPHDLLSETVASIRPLDAKALGEAWERQKRMTKPAGALGMLEIISAQLAGLSRVCPPPIPEPAAVAIFAGDHGVHAQGVTPWPQEVTTQMVANFLGGGAVCNAFANQVGAEVCVIDVGVAGDLPATPGLLPRKVRPGTADLSTGPAMTREEAIAAIEVGIETARDLVAAGNKALLTGEMGIANTTVSAALISVFTGVDPAEVTGRGTGINDETHARKVEVVRRALELHQPDPADPIGVLAAIGGLEHAAIVGLLLGGASLRTPVILDGVSAGAAALVARAIAPESLSACIAGHRSAEPGHVAALNKLGLRPLVDLDLRLGEGTGALLALPLVQSAARAMHEVATFDSAGVTEK; translated from the coding sequence ATGACTGACACCGGCCAGGTCCCGGGCGAGGGTCACCCGGACAACGGGGGCATGGTGGATCAGCAGGGCATCCCCGGTCCCGTCCAGATCCCGGCACCGCTTCCCGCCGGCTACGCCTTCCAGGACCTCGTGGACGACCCGGCCGAGCCGGAGGACGAGGAACTCCTGCTGATGCCGAGCGGCCAGGGCGCGTGGAGCGACCCCCAGGTCGTCCCGCCGGCCCCCGAGTTCCCGGCCTACGGCACCGAGCCCGCCTACCCCGAGGCCCCGGTGTACACCGAGCCGGCCGCGTACCCCGAGTACCCCTCCTACGGCGCCGGCGCGCACGAGGCGGGTGGCCGTGACTCCGGCGCGCTCGACCTCGGCGGACTCACCGTTCCTCCCCCAGACTCCGTCCAGGGGTACCCCCTGCCCGCGGCCCCCGCCGTCGCCGCCCCGGTCCGCCGCCCGCTGCACATGGGTCCGCCCGTGCCCGAGGCCACCGGCGGAGTCGTACGCTCCCTCGCGGACCGCGGTCCGGCCGCGGCGCCCGCCCCCGTGCGCCAGCCCGGCGTGCCGACCGCGGGCCCCGAGTACCTCGACATCCCGGGGACCCCCGCCCCGCAGCTCGCCGAGATCCCGCCGCAGGCCGGCACCCCGTGGACCCCGCAGCAGCAGCCCCAGTTCGCCGAGCAGCAGCAGCCGCAGCCGCAGCCCGTGATGGAGGCCGCCCCGGCCCCCGAGCCGGAGCACCAGCCGCAGGCCGAGCACCAGCCCGAGTACCACCCCGAGCCGCAGCCGGATTCCGTCCTCGCCGCGGAGCCCGTCTTCGCCGTGGATCCCGCCTCCGCCGCCGAGCCCGCGCCGGCAGGCCCCGTGCCCCCGGCCGAGCCCGAGCCCTTCCCGGCAGCCCCGATGGCCGTGGAGCTCCCGGCCGAGCCCGTGGCCCTGCCGGTCGAGCCCGCCGCGCTCCCGGCCGAGCCCGCAGAAACGGTGATCCAGCCCACCGAGCCGCCGTCCGCCGAGGTGCCCCCGGCGGAGGCCCTGCCGATCGAGCCCGCCCAGGCCGGGCCGGCCGAGGCCGAGCCGGCCCAGGCCGAGCCGGCCCTGGCGGAAGCCCTGCCCGTCGAGCCGCTCGCCGCCGCGCCGGTCTCCTCCGACGCCCCGCCCGTGGCCGCCGTACCGGCCGAGCCGGTTGCCGCTGCCGTCGCCGTCGAGCCCGGCTTCGCCACACCCGCACCCGTCGCCGTCGAGCCCGAGCCCGCTGAGCCGGTCGTCGCCGAGGCCCTGCCCCAGGCGGCCGACCAGCCCGCACCCGTACCCGCCACGCCGGAGCAGCCGGCCGAGCCCGTGGCAGAGGCCCCGGCCGCCCCGGCCGATTCGGTACCCGCTGAGCCCGAGGCTGTCGAACCGGCCGAGCCCGTCGCGGACGCACCGGCCGACCAGCTCGCACCCGTACTCGAAGAGGCGCAGCCCGGGACCACCGAACCGGCGCAGCCCGAGGCCGTCGACCCGGCCCAGCCGGTGGCGGTCGAACCGCCGGAGCCCGCCGCAGGCGACCCGGCTCCGGCCTACGACGACGCCGAGCGCGAGGCCGTCCTGCGGGTGATGCGCGAGCGCCGCGACATCCGCAAGGGCTTCCGTACCGACCCCATTCCGCACGAGGTGCTGCTCCGCGTGCTGGAGGCGGCCCACACCGCGCCCAGCGTCGGCCACTCCCAGCCCTGGGACTTCGTCGTGATCCGCTCGGGCGAGACCCGTCGGACCATGCACGAGCTCGCCCAGCGCCAGCGCGAGGCCTACGCGAACTCGCTGCCCAAGGCCCGGGCGAAGCAGTTCAAGGAACTCAAGATCGAGGCCATCCTCGACACCCCGGTGAACATCGTCGTCACCGCCGACCCCACCCGCGGCGGCCGCCACACCCTCGGCCGGCACACGCAGCCGCAGATGGCCCCGTACTCCTCGGCCCTGGCCGTCGAGAACCTGTGGCTCGCGGCCCGCGCCGAAGGCCTCGGCGTCGGTTGGGTCAGCTTCTTCGACGAGCGCGAGATGGTCCGCACGCTCGGCCTCCCCGAGCACCTGGAGGTCGTCGCCTACCTGTGCGTCGGCTACGTCGACGAGTTCCCCGAGGAGCCCGAGCTGGCCCAGGCCGGCTGGTCCCAGCGCCGTCCGCTCTCCTGGGTGGTCCACGAGGAGACGTACGGACGCCGCGCGCTGCCCGGCGAGGAGCCGCACGACCTGCTCTCCGAGACGGTCGCCAGCATCCGCCCGCTCGACGCGAAGGCGCTCGGCGAGGCCTGGGAGCGGCAGAAGCGCATGACCAAGCCCGCCGGGGCCCTGGGCATGCTCGAAATCATCTCCGCGCAGCTCGCCGGCCTGTCTCGGGTCTGCCCGCCGCCGATCCCGGAGCCGGCCGCTGTCGCGATCTTCGCGGGCGACCACGGGGTCCACGCCCAGGGCGTCACCCCCTGGCCGCAGGAGGTCACCACCCAGATGGTGGCCAACTTCCTCGGCGGCGGCGCGGTCTGCAACGCCTTCGCCAACCAGGTCGGCGCCGAGGTCTGCGTGATCGACGTCGGCGTCGCCGGGGACCTCCCGGCCACCCCCGGCCTCCTGCCCCGCAAGGTCCGCCCGGGCACGGCGGACCTCTCCACCGGCCCGGCGATGACCCGCGAGGAAGCGATCGCGGCCATCGAGGTCGGCATCGAGACCGCCCGCGACCTGGTCGCGGCCGGCAACAAGGCGCTCCTCACGGGCGAGATGGGCATCGCGAACACCACGGTCTCCGCGGCCCTCATCTCGGTCTTCACCGGGGTCGACCCGGCGGAGGTCACCGGCCGCGGCACCGGCATCAACGACGAGACCCACGCCCGCAAGGTCGAGGTCGTACGCCGAGCCCTGGAACTCCACCAGCCGGACCCGGCGGACCCGATCGGCGTCCTGGCGGCGATCGGCGGCCTGGAGCACGCGGCCATCGTGGGCCTCCTCCTCGGCGGAGCCTCCCTCCGTACGCCGGTCATCCTCGACGGCGTGAGCGCGGGCGCGGCCGCCCTGGTGGCCCGCGCCATCGCCCCCGAGTCCCTCTCCGCGTGCATCGCGGGCCACCGCAGCGCCGAGCCCGGCCACGTGGCGGCCCTGAACAAGCTGGGCCTGCGCCCGCTGGTCGACCTGGACCTCCGCCTCGGCGAGGGCACGGGCGCCCTGCTGGCCCTCCCGCTGGTCCAGAGCGCGGCCCGCGCGATGCACGAGGTAGCCACCTTCGACTCCGCGGGCGTCACCGAAAAGTAG